The following proteins are encoded in a genomic region of uncultured Hyphomonas sp.:
- the tkt gene encoding transketolase has protein sequence MREISRMAVTNRDMANAVRALSMDAVEAAKSGHVGLPLGMADAATVLFRKFLKFDPADPAWADRDRFILSAGHGSMLIYSLLHLTGYKSVSRDDIRNFRQLGAMTPGHPENFVTPGVETTTGPLGQGIATAVGMAMAERHLNARFGDDLVDHHTWVIAGDGCLMEGISQEAITLAGHLKLNKLIVLFDDNSVTIDGGTDLSDNTDQCARFEASGWITKKVDGHDEKAVEAALTWAKKQKKPVMLAVKTIIGYGAPKIAGTGKAHGGPYGAEEIAGIRENIGWKYPPFEVPASIEKAWAKAGERSKKEHEAWKKRLAASDHKGEFNAAITGRLPKNIAKAINKHKKAVAEGGEKKATRQWSGAALEVLTHLVPEMVGGSADLTGSNNTKTGSTEPMTPKNWAGRYVHYGVREHGMAAAMNGMALHGGILPYSGTFLVFADYSRGAIRLGALMGTRVVHVMTHDSIGLGEDGPTHQPVEHIASLRAMPNMLVFRPADGVETAECWELAIANETGPSTMALTRQGVAPARTTHTDDNLSAKGAYVLSDCKGKAQATILATGSEVEIALAAQAQLAEEGIATRVVSCPCFELFEQQHGNYKRSVLGTAPRVAVEAGVRFGWDRWIGEDGGFVGMSSFGASAPYGDLYKHFGITAQAVVSEVKKRIS, from the coding sequence CTGAGGGAGATCAGCAGAATGGCTGTAACCAACCGGGACATGGCAAATGCCGTTCGTGCCCTATCCATGGATGCGGTGGAAGCCGCGAAATCGGGCCATGTCGGCCTGCCGCTGGGCATGGCGGATGCAGCCACTGTGCTGTTCCGCAAATTCCTGAAATTCGACCCGGCAGACCCGGCCTGGGCAGACCGCGACCGGTTCATCCTGTCGGCGGGCCACGGCTCGATGCTGATCTATTCGCTGCTGCACCTGACGGGCTACAAGTCTGTTTCGCGCGACGATATCCGCAATTTCCGCCAGCTCGGCGCGATGACACCTGGCCACCCGGAAAACTTTGTCACGCCGGGCGTTGAGACGACCACCGGCCCGCTCGGGCAGGGCATCGCCACTGCCGTCGGCATGGCCATGGCAGAGCGCCACCTGAACGCCCGTTTCGGCGACGACCTTGTCGATCACCACACCTGGGTGATCGCAGGCGATGGCTGCCTCATGGAAGGCATCAGCCAGGAAGCGATCACGCTGGCCGGGCACCTGAAGCTCAACAAGCTGATCGTTCTCTTCGACGACAACTCCGTCACCATCGATGGCGGCACGGATCTCTCCGACAATACCGACCAGTGCGCCCGTTTCGAAGCTTCCGGCTGGATCACGAAGAAGGTGGACGGCCATGACGAGAAGGCCGTCGAGGCCGCGCTGACCTGGGCGAAGAAGCAGAAAAAGCCGGTCATGCTCGCCGTGAAGACGATCATCGGCTACGGCGCCCCGAAAATCGCCGGCACCGGCAAGGCCCATGGCGGCCCTTACGGCGCTGAGGAAATCGCAGGCATCCGCGAAAACATCGGCTGGAAATACCCGCCCTTCGAAGTGCCGGCCTCGATCGAGAAAGCCTGGGCGAAAGCTGGCGAGCGCTCGAAGAAGGAACACGAGGCGTGGAAGAAGCGCCTCGCTGCGTCCGATCACAAGGGCGAGTTCAACGCTGCGATCACCGGCCGCCTGCCGAAGAACATCGCCAAGGCGATCAACAAGCACAAGAAGGCCGTCGCCGAAGGCGGCGAGAAGAAAGCCACCCGCCAGTGGAGCGGCGCGGCGCTGGAAGTGCTGACGCACCTTGTGCCGGAAATGGTCGGCGGCTCCGCTGACCTCACCGGCTCCAACAACACCAAGACAGGCTCAACCGAGCCGATGACGCCGAAGAACTGGGCTGGCCGCTACGTCCATTACGGCGTGCGCGAGCATGGCATGGCCGCGGCGATGAACGGCATGGCGCTGCATGGCGGCATCCTGCCTTATTCCGGCACCTTCCTGGTGTTTGCGGACTATTCGCGCGGCGCCATCCGCCTCGGCGCCCTGATGGGCACGCGCGTCGTGCATGTCATGACGCACGATTCCATCGGCCTCGGCGAAGACGGCCCGACGCACCAGCCGGTCGAGCATATCGCCTCACTGCGCGCGATGCCGAACATGCTGGTCTTCCGTCCGGCAGACGGCGTGGAAACGGCCGAGTGCTGGGAGCTGGCCATCGCCAACGAGACCGGCCCGTCCACCATGGCGCTGACGCGTCAGGGCGTTGCCCCGGCCCGTACCACGCACACGGACGATAACCTCTCCGCCAAGGGCGCCTATGTCCTGTCCGACTGCAAGGGCAAGGCGCAGGCAACGATCCTGGCGACGGGTTCGGAAGTCGAGATCGCGCTGGCCGCACAGGCGCAGCTGGCCGAAGAAGGTATCGCAACGCGCGTCGTGTCCTGCCCATGCTTCGAACTGTTCGAGCAGCAGCACGGCAACTACAAGCGGTCTGTCCTCGGCACCGCGCCGCGTGTGGCGGTCGAGGCTGGCGTCCGTTTCGGCTGGGATCGCTGGATCGGCGAAGATGGCGGCTTTGTCGGCATGAGCAGCTTCGGTGCCTCGGCCCCTTATGGCGATCTCTACAAGCATTTTGGCATCACGGCGCAGGCCGTCGTCTCCGAAGTGAAGAAACGGATCTCCTGA
- a CDS encoding citrate/2-methylcitrate synthase: MSWIGRDDALEALGVKPQTLYAYVSRGLIASRPDESDPRASVYSAADIAGLVKRRRSGRGRQAIASAAISWGDPVMETAITTVRDGKLIYRGKDAVRLAADATLEEAAALLWQASAPSPSRAAAGNVAPGETGKARLLAYLADRAAHDPPSFGRGGAALSEDGAQLLAGVCSAVTGTSGRGFYHQRLGRHWGLTPGGTDLLRRALVLVADHELNPSTFAARVAASTGAPLAACALAGCATLTGPLHGEASARALAYLKRAMEDGPQAALASLAARGERIPAVGHTLYPAGDPRAAALIRWMKPAPGLKRAIKAAEQASGHAANVDMALAALSVQLSLPEDAPFLIFASGRMAGWIAHAIEQQASGRLIRPRANYTGR, encoded by the coding sequence ATGAGCTGGATTGGACGCGACGACGCACTCGAAGCCCTGGGCGTGAAACCCCAGACGCTTTACGCCTATGTGAGCCGGGGGCTGATTGCCTCCCGGCCGGACGAAAGCGACCCGCGTGCGAGCGTCTATTCCGCCGCAGATATTGCAGGTCTGGTGAAGCGCCGCCGCAGCGGACGAGGCCGTCAGGCGATCGCCAGCGCCGCCATCTCCTGGGGCGACCCGGTGATGGAAACGGCGATCACCACGGTGCGGGACGGCAAGCTGATCTATCGCGGGAAAGATGCCGTGCGGCTCGCCGCAGACGCCACGCTGGAAGAAGCCGCAGCCCTTTTATGGCAGGCGAGCGCCCCCTCCCCCAGCCGCGCCGCCGCCGGAAATGTCGCGCCGGGCGAAACCGGCAAGGCGCGCCTGCTGGCCTATCTGGCGGATCGCGCAGCCCATGATCCGCCGAGCTTCGGGCGCGGCGGTGCGGCACTGTCAGAAGATGGCGCGCAATTGCTGGCGGGCGTCTGCTCAGCCGTGACAGGCACGAGCGGGCGCGGCTTCTATCATCAGCGGCTTGGGCGGCATTGGGGGCTGACCCCCGGCGGGACGGATTTGTTGCGCCGGGCGCTGGTGCTGGTGGCGGACCATGAACTGAACCCGTCGACCTTTGCCGCGCGGGTGGCGGCGTCGACCGGGGCGCCGCTGGCCGCCTGCGCGCTGGCAGGGTGCGCCACGCTGACGGGCCCTTTGCATGGCGAGGCGTCCGCGCGGGCGCTCGCCTATCTGAAACGGGCGATGGAAGACGGGCCGCAGGCCGCGCTCGCCAGCCTTGCTGCACGGGGTGAGCGTATTCCCGCTGTCGGGCACACGCTGTATCCGGCTGGAGACCCACGGGCCGCCGCGCTGATCCGATGGATGAAACCTGCCCCCGGCCTGAAGCGGGCCATCAAGGCGGCGGAACAGGCAAGCGGCCATGCAGCGAATGTCGACATGGCGCTGGCGGCGCTATCGGTGCAGCTCTCCCTGCCGGAAGATGCGCCCTTCCTGATCTTTGCCAGCGGGCGCATGGCCGGCTGGATCGCGCATGCGATCGAGCAGCAGGCAAGCGGCCGGTTAATCCGTCCGAGGGCGAATTATACCGGCCGGTAG
- a CDS encoding citrate synthase/methylcitrate synthase → MDSGLENVVAAETVLSDVDGQNGRLVIRGWPVQLLAASMAYEDAAHLLWQGFFEDLPDVAELGTRLGAARVEAFGLVAKIPDGLDIIRFLRTGWSLLEDDESLDSAIRLAAAGPVFTAAAVRRERGQAPIAPDADLSQSADFLKMITGKVPGEAEARALDAYLVTVCDHGLNASTFAARVVASTRAGLVSAAMGGISALKGPLHGGAPGPVLDMLDEIGIPENAESWIDAALSRGDRLMGFGHRVYRVRDPRADALKAAVARLPGTSGRIAFADHIEKTVLGRLAKKYPNRTLETNVEFSTALLLEALQIPREAFTATFACGRILGWTAHAREQIAEGRLVRPRSVYTGPVPEMA, encoded by the coding sequence ATGGATTCCGGATTGGAAAACGTTGTCGCCGCTGAAACCGTGCTGTCGGATGTGGACGGCCAGAATGGCCGCCTCGTCATTCGCGGCTGGCCGGTACAGCTGCTGGCCGCCTCGATGGCGTATGAAGATGCCGCCCACCTTCTGTGGCAGGGCTTCTTCGAGGATTTGCCGGATGTGGCAGAACTCGGCACCCGTCTCGGCGCTGCCCGGGTGGAAGCGTTCGGACTTGTCGCAAAGATCCCGGACGGGCTCGACATCATCCGCTTCCTGCGCACCGGCTGGTCACTGCTGGAGGATGATGAGAGCCTGGACTCTGCGATCCGTCTTGCCGCAGCCGGGCCGGTCTTCACCGCCGCTGCCGTCCGCCGGGAACGCGGGCAGGCTCCGATTGCGCCGGATGCGGATCTATCCCAGTCGGCAGACTTCCTGAAGATGATTACCGGCAAAGTGCCGGGGGAGGCAGAGGCGCGGGCGCTCGATGCTTATCTCGTCACCGTTTGCGATCATGGCCTGAACGCATCCACCTTCGCGGCGCGGGTCGTCGCCTCGACACGGGCTGGGCTCGTTTCGGCGGCCATGGGCGGCATCTCTGCCCTGAAAGGCCCGCTGCATGGCGGCGCGCCGGGCCCCGTGCTCGACATGCTGGACGAGATCGGCATTCCGGAAAATGCAGAAAGCTGGATCGATGCGGCGCTCTCCCGGGGTGATCGCCTCATGGGCTTCGGCCACCGGGTCTACCGTGTGCGCGATCCGCGCGCCGATGCGCTGAAGGCGGCGGTCGCGCGCCTGCCGGGCACGTCGGGCCGGATCGCCTTTGCCGACCATATTGAGAAGACCGTGCTCGGACGGCTGGCGAAGAAGTATCCGAACCGGACGCTGGAAACGAATGTGGAATTCTCCACCGCGCTCCTGCTCGAAGCCCTGCAGATTCCGCGCGAGGCCTTCACCGCCACCTTCGCCTGTGGCCGTATCCTCGGCTGGACCGCGCATGCCCGTGAACAGATCGCGGAAGGCCGCCTCGTGCGCCCCCGTTCAGTCTACACCGGGCCCGTGCCTGAAATGGCCTAA
- a CDS encoding ABA4-like family protein, giving the protein MHPDLQRFFNHVWPLFWPWLVWNLLRVARWHERTGQDALITVDCFGNVRFAYVADGPAPESLYTYEAPRVAAWEHPALGSDVPVSVCSCVRSKSAIVMLGHDMVRHDPDKSGLVICRHDIVRHDHGLHVRGPPWPGLFPNPAFLTGWQPPCRAKVLGQALLPGSTRRRLPAKREDNMTYETVYSIINLSVMPAWLLLALAPGARFTRLVVHSGLYPLALGVFYIVTLTMNMFLGMGAEGGSFNTAAGVSQLFSHPLGILVGWSHYLVFDLFVGAWEARDARRRGVPHWMVVPSLFFTLMFGPVGLLLYLVLRAISGKGRWGLAEV; this is encoded by the coding sequence ATGCATCCTGATCTCCAACGCTTCTTCAACCATGTCTGGCCGCTCTTCTGGCCATGGCTGGTGTGGAACCTGCTGCGCGTCGCCCGCTGGCACGAACGCACCGGGCAGGATGCGCTGATCACGGTCGATTGCTTTGGCAATGTCCGGTTCGCCTATGTGGCCGATGGCCCGGCGCCCGAGTCTCTTTACACATATGAAGCGCCGCGCGTGGCGGCCTGGGAACACCCTGCGCTTGGCAGCGATGTGCCGGTCTCTGTTTGTAGCTGCGTGCGCAGCAAGTCCGCTATCGTCATGCTTGGTCATGACATGGTCCGCCATGATCCGGATAAGTCCGGCTTGGTCATCTGTCGTCATGACATAGTCCGGCATGATCATGGCCTGCACGTGCGCGGTCCGCCCTGGCCGGGCCTCTTTCCAAATCCAGCGTTTCTCACCGGATGGCAGCCGCCATGCCGGGCAAAGGTGCTGGGGCAAGCCTTGCTCCCAGGTTCAACCCGGCGCAGACTTCCGGCAAAAAGGGAGGACAACATGACCTATGAAACAGTTTATTCGATCATCAATCTGAGCGTCATGCCGGCCTGGCTGCTGCTCGCCCTGGCACCGGGCGCCAGATTTACGCGCCTTGTCGTACATTCCGGCCTGTATCCGCTGGCGCTCGGCGTCTTCTATATCGTCACCCTGACGATGAACATGTTCCTGGGCATGGGCGCCGAGGGCGGCAGCTTCAACACAGCGGCGGGCGTCTCGCAGCTGTTTTCCCACCCGCTCGGCATCCTGGTCGGCTGGTCGCACTATCTCGTCTTCGACCTGTTCGTCGGGGCGTGGGAGGCGCGCGATGCACGGCGCCGGGGCGTGCCGCACTGGATGGTTGTGCCCAGCCTGTTCTTCACGCTGATGTTCGGGCCGGTCGGCCTGCTGCTTTACCTGGTCCTGCGGGCCATCAGCGGCAAGGGACGCTGGGGCCTCGCCGAAGTCTAG
- a CDS encoding MmcB family DNA repair protein, with protein MPDGADTTEDLARAAAIARGSLRLLADLGLCGIQEMTLANNRRADIAAIGPGGEVWIVEIKSGVPDFQSDAKWPEYMPFCDRFWFAVDHDFPQALIPEEAGLIVADAFGAAVIREAPTDKLPPARRKAVTLRLARLAAMRLSAAADAGWTASEAALTSSGL; from the coding sequence ATGCCCGATGGCGCCGACACGACCGAAGACCTTGCCCGCGCCGCCGCGATCGCGCGCGGATCGCTGCGCCTGCTGGCAGATCTCGGTCTTTGCGGCATCCAGGAAATGACCCTCGCCAACAATCGCCGGGCGGATATTGCCGCCATCGGACCCGGCGGCGAGGTCTGGATCGTGGAGATCAAGTCCGGCGTGCCGGATTTCCAGTCGGACGCCAAATGGCCGGAATACATGCCCTTCTGCGACCGGTTCTGGTTCGCCGTCGACCATGACTTCCCGCAGGCGCTGATCCCCGAAGAAGCCGGCCTGATCGTGGCCGATGCATTCGGCGCGGCGGTCATCCGGGAGGCCCCGACCGACAAGCTCCCCCCTGCCCGGCGCAAGGCCGTGACCCTGCGCCTTGCCCGTCTCGCTGCGATGCGGCTTTCTGCAGCGGCGGATGCAGGCTGGACGGCGAGCGAAGCAGCGCTTACTTCCAGCGGCCTATGA
- a CDS encoding thermonuclease family protein — MQRFLLLLCLVLLGACAKPHPLDALQPGEHGRVVRIIDGDALVLDTGQSVRLASIEAPARPWKERAGEPFQEEARRMLEDMALGREVQLFYGGLTRDRYDRALAQVRTTDALGPDLWLNAEMLRRGGARMRVYPDTAGGSETFPALEAEAREGRRGLWAKQAYRVAEASALPESFERFQLVHGTITTMEGAEDYGTSCALSLRASPLTLEIANTAAAYCQLAEGTAVLARGYVREGRMEVTHRLDLQALPPSPPPPPA; from the coding sequence ATGCAACGGTTTCTCCTCCTTCTCTGCCTCGTCCTGCTGGGGGCCTGCGCAAAGCCGCATCCGCTGGATGCGCTGCAGCCGGGCGAGCATGGCCGCGTGGTGCGGATCATCGATGGCGATGCGCTGGTGCTGGATACCGGCCAGAGCGTGCGCCTTGCCAGCATCGAGGCCCCTGCCCGTCCCTGGAAGGAGCGCGCGGGCGAACCCTTTCAGGAAGAAGCCCGCCGCATGCTGGAGGACATGGCACTTGGCCGGGAGGTCCAGCTCTTCTATGGCGGCCTGACGCGGGACCGGTATGACCGCGCGCTCGCCCAGGTCCGCACCACCGACGCGCTGGGGCCGGACCTGTGGCTGAATGCCGAAATGCTCCGCCGGGGCGGCGCGCGGATGCGCGTCTATCCGGACACCGCCGGCGGAAGCGAGACCTTCCCGGCGCTGGAGGCAGAAGCGCGGGAGGGCCGGCGCGGCCTGTGGGCGAAGCAGGCTTACCGCGTGGCCGAAGCCTCCGCCCTGCCGGAAAGCTTCGAACGCTTCCAGCTGGTGCACGGCACGATCACCACCATGGAAGGCGCCGAGGACTATGGCACAAGCTGCGCACTCAGCCTGCGTGCCAGTCCGCTGACGCTGGAAATCGCCAACACCGCCGCAGCCTATTGCCAGCTGGCGGAGGGGACTGCGGTGCTGGCGCGGGGCTATGTGCGCGAGGGGCGGATGGAAGTGACCCACCGGCTGGACCTCCAGGCGCTGCCGCCTTCGCCCCCGCCGCCTCCGGCCTGA
- a CDS encoding gamma-glutamyltransferase family protein, which translates to MKRRQFLLTGPATAALALSACATPPTSAAELPAAQPAPPPEPPPSPLSDTIYSGDRLAGSPFASRSVVWGMNGVAATSHPRATLVAIDILRKGGSAVDAAIAANATLGVVEPTANGIGGDAFCLMWDPALGKVVGLNGSGHSPAGLSLETLREKSPRGRVPFHGAAAVTVPGAVDAWWTMHQRYGKLPWKDLMQPAADVAEEGMPIGLMIADRMKSDMAYFLRPDSGIEEVENIKAIYYTRGRTPVEGEIVRNPDLARTLRMIGEGGRDAYYDGPIADTIEAYFKRIGGWMTRADLAAQHAKWVEPNHVDYRAGVTVYGMPPNSQGPTTLQMLSILKNFDMRAAGLMSAQSIHLQAEAKRLAFEDRARWFADPDFAEIPMDMLLSDSYGMQRASLIRLDRPMDRAFPGDAPNQGGTTYLTVSDSSGMMVSLIQSNFAGMGSGLMPDGLGFSFQNRGAGFSLQDGSPNLYAPHKRPFHTIIPGFATKNGQPWLAFGVMGGGMQPQGQTQIILNMVDYDLDLQAAGDCPRWRHDGSSQPTGVYTPGLGTLKLETGVPETTKALLAKMGWTVGGTDGGFGGYQATMFTGESYGAASEMRKDGLALGY; encoded by the coding sequence ATGAAACGCAGACAATTCCTTCTCACCGGGCCAGCTACGGCCGCCCTGGCGCTCTCCGCCTGTGCTACCCCGCCGACATCCGCGGCGGAACTACCGGCGGCCCAGCCTGCGCCGCCGCCGGAACCCCCGCCCTCGCCGCTCAGCGACACGATCTATTCGGGTGATCGCCTGGCAGGCTCGCCATTTGCCTCCCGCTCCGTCGTCTGGGGCATGAACGGGGTGGCAGCCACATCGCATCCGCGCGCGACGCTGGTGGCCATCGACATACTCCGCAAGGGCGGATCGGCGGTTGATGCCGCGATCGCCGCCAACGCCACCCTCGGCGTAGTCGAGCCGACGGCGAACGGAATCGGCGGCGACGCCTTCTGCCTCATGTGGGATCCGGCGCTCGGCAAGGTCGTCGGCCTCAATGGGTCCGGACATTCACCCGCCGGCTTGTCGCTGGAGACGCTGCGGGAGAAATCACCGCGCGGCCGCGTTCCCTTCCACGGCGCCGCAGCCGTGACCGTGCCCGGTGCCGTCGATGCCTGGTGGACGATGCACCAGCGCTACGGAAAGCTGCCCTGGAAGGATCTGATGCAGCCTGCTGCGGATGTCGCCGAGGAAGGCATGCCCATCGGCCTGATGATCGCGGACCGTATGAAAAGCGACATGGCCTACTTCCTCCGCCCGGATTCCGGCATTGAGGAAGTCGAGAACATCAAAGCCATCTACTACACACGCGGACGCACGCCTGTGGAAGGCGAGATCGTCCGTAATCCCGACCTCGCGCGCACCCTGCGGATGATCGGCGAGGGCGGCCGGGACGCCTATTATGACGGTCCGATCGCCGACACGATCGAAGCTTATTTCAAGCGCATCGGCGGCTGGATGACGCGCGCGGACCTCGCAGCGCAGCATGCCAAATGGGTCGAGCCGAACCATGTCGACTATCGCGCCGGTGTCACGGTCTACGGCATGCCGCCGAACAGCCAGGGGCCAACCACGCTCCAGATGCTCTCTATCCTGAAGAATTTCGACATGCGCGCTGCGGGCCTCATGTCGGCTCAGTCGATCCACCTCCAGGCCGAAGCCAAGCGCCTCGCCTTCGAAGACCGCGCGCGCTGGTTCGCCGACCCGGACTTTGCTGAAATTCCCATGGACATGCTGCTTTCCGATTCCTACGGCATGCAGCGCGCATCGCTGATCCGGCTGGACCGCCCGATGGACCGCGCCTTCCCGGGCGATGCCCCGAACCAGGGCGGCACGACCTATCTGACCGTCAGCGATTCCAGCGGCATGATGGTCAGCCTGATCCAGTCCAACTTTGCGGGCATGGGCTCCGGCCTGATGCCGGACGGGCTGGGCTTCAGCTTTCAGAACCGCGGCGCGGGTTTCAGCCTGCAGGACGGCTCGCCGAACCTCTATGCTCCGCACAAGCGCCCCTTCCACACAATCATTCCCGGCTTTGCCACGAAGAATGGCCAGCCATGGCTTGCCTTCGGCGTCATGGGCGGCGGCATGCAGCCGCAGGGCCAGACACAGATCATCCTCAATATGGTCGATTATGACCTGGACCTGCAGGCCGCAGGTGACTGTCCGCGCTGGCGCCATGACGGCTCGTCACAGCCAACGGGCGTCTACACGCCGGGGCTCGGCACACTGAAGCTGGAGACCGGCGTGCCGGAAACCACAAAGGCACTGCTGGCCAAGATGGGCTGGACCGTGGGCGGCACCGATGGCGGCTTCGGCGGCTATCAGGCGACCATGTTCACAGGCGAAAGCTACGGCGCGGCCAGCGAAATGCGCAAGGACGGCCTCGCCCTCGGCTATTGA
- a CDS encoding VOC family protein — protein sequence MPLRPFHLAFPVHDLDAARNFYGGLIGCPEGRSAPEWIDFDFYGHQIVTHLVPDSAKTGDPGNSVDGHDVPVPHFGVVLEMSDWQELADKLTAAGTDFIIEPYIRFKGQAGEQATMFFRDPSGNAIEMKAFQDLSQLFAR from the coding sequence ATGCCGCTTCGACCTTTTCATCTGGCCTTTCCTGTCCACGACCTGGACGCTGCCCGGAACTTCTATGGCGGCCTGATAGGCTGCCCGGAAGGACGCAGCGCGCCGGAATGGATCGACTTCGATTTCTACGGCCACCAGATCGTCACCCATCTTGTTCCAGACTCTGCCAAGACCGGAGATCCAGGCAACAGCGTCGATGGTCATGATGTGCCCGTGCCGCATTTCGGCGTGGTGCTGGAAATGTCGGACTGGCAGGAATTGGCCGACAAGCTGACCGCAGCCGGCACGGACTTCATCATCGAACCCTATATCCGGTTCAAGGGGCAGGCCGGGGAACAGGCCACCATGTTCTTCCGCGACCCTTCAGGGAACGCGATTGAAATGAAGGCATTTCAGGACCTGTCACAACTGTTTGCGCGCTAA